gttttggaaaagATCCAAAACTATCTACTATGAGTGCACCGGGAATCTCAGGAGTCGTAAGTGGAGAGATTTAGCGTTTCGATTCGCATATACCAAAAGTGCAGTTCGAGAGTTCGTTAAGGTTGGAAAAATACTTAACATCATTCACAAGCTCCTCTTGGTGAAAAAGTGAGTAATTCGATATTTTCATCCATATCTCCATCGTTTAACATTTGCACCCTAAAGTGTAATTTATTTAACTTCACCTGGAACGATCTAATGGCATGTGATGAATACGACATGGGGGAAGGAATTTCACGCAAAAAAAAATCTGTGTGTTGGTCAAACGTGCTTGGATGTTCATTGACGATGTACTAATGTGCGAGATTCAAGAATACTCATACTAAATTATCCTATATAACGCGCTAATTGCCTAGAACTATGAAGTAGTGTATTATTTATGAAAGTATAAGATAACCGGTCTATATGTACATCCACATACCCTAATTTCTAAAAATGGTCTATGCGGTAAGTTATATACATCGATTTCTGGTGTTCTTCGTGAATTAAAAAATATCAACTCAAATTTGATCTTTGAGTGCATGAACATTCACCGATTCCGGGTTGATGTTTCCTCAAAAAGATTGAAATCTTTTTATGTTTCGGTGATAGCTTAACACTAACTGATCTTAACACTAAAAAATCGAAATCTTTTTATGTTTTGGAGATAGACTAACAaaattaaacatcaattaatAAACAGATTTTTTCTAAAACACATCATTTTTTACGAAACCTATTTTGAGACTTACTCAAATATTTTGAGGCATACATTTGCCtaagttcggctgaaaagttatcagctgAACCTCTGAGTTATCATTCGAATCTAGGAAAAACCATAGGTCCCACTGATAATTTGAGTATACCTCACAACAGGTCTCTTTTTTTACCTAAGacgataaattaaaaaaaaaaaagccattTTCTTTAAGTGTTTGACTTCTGGCCATGGCCCATGGATGTGGTTTAACAATTTGGTTTACTTATACATGACGCTTTGGCCTCCCTGTTAAGTGGCTTCTACACCTTCAGCTGCCCAATCTCCAGCTTCGAAAAAATTCCAATACCCATTATAAAGTCCATATTACACAGCTGCCCATGACAAATCAAGCATAACCACCTTTAAACTGCCGATAATTGTTGGTAGTCGTGGCTTGGCTGGAGCTAGATTACATACTCTTTTTGTTCGAAGCAAGATTACATACTTTGAACAAATAAACATTCCCTAACctataaaataaacaaaaacgaATAAACATTCCCTAAATGGATGTAATGTTGCTGTTTCATGTCGGATACCAAATTCAAAGTGGACATTTGGATCAAACTAAAGCCAAGTGCATTTGCAACAACACTTGACCCTAGTTTTGTGAAAAACAAGGTGAATGAACCATCAAACATTCTTCATCCTTGGGTAACCATTACCATAATTACTCCCCCTCACTCCTCGATCCCTAGGTAACCACTAAGTCACCTCCGCTTTACTAATTTTAGATATTAGTAATTAGGAACAAAaacattttgcttcacaaaaaattatttttttacttaTAGAAATCATTTTGAAAGGGTGCTGTGTACTCAAACAAACTTCTGACATTTTGCTTCCAAAAGTCAAAATGCAATTTCTGGATGTTTATCAAACAGCCCCCTTCCATGTTATAAAAAAAATCCTCAGATTCTTTTCTTCTCCGTCTCCATTAATTCCACACTCCACAGTTTAACAACTGTTTTCTCAATCTCTCGTCAATCTCTCTCCTGGGTATGTACTTTTCTTTACTTCCATTAATAAAACAGGCAGGTAGGTAACGCTTCCCCACCTAACGATATAACCCCATGTCtcctcttatcttcttcttcttcttcttcttcttcttctcaaactcATATCATCCTTCTTCCACCAAAACACTACCACACAGCAACAACCAAATTAACTAACAGAAAATTCAGTCATTCAACAATCGTATGCATTTCCCAGTCCAACTGTTAAAAACCTCATGTTTTGATACCCCTTTCTTTCTCAAGTGTCAACTTTAAATGGGATACCTTTCTTGTAATGCTGAATCAGCAATCTTAACTACAAATTCCACCACAAAAAACAAACCCaccaagaaaaaagaagaagaagaatcaaaacTAGAAAAACCCATTAAATACGAAGAATTCCAGTACAAAGACCTCCAACTAGCAACCAACAATTTCTCTGAACAGAAAATACTGGGTAAGGGTAGTCATGGCTGTGTCTACAAAGCTGTTCTTCGCAATGGTCGTTTAGTTGCTGTTAAAAAACCATCtcgttcttcttcatctcttagCTTGACATCTAACAATAATTCGGATAGTAAAAATGAAGTTGATAACGAAATTGATATTCTTTCGAAGATCCAAAGTCCACGTCTTGTGAATTTACTTGGTTTTACTACTGATGATTCTATAGACCGTTTATTGGTTGTTGAGTTCATGAGTAATGGAACCCTTTACGAAGTACTTCATTCTAATGCTCGCCCAGTACCGAATTGGTCTCGGAGAATTAGACTCGCTCTTCAAACAGCTAAAGCCATTGATACACTTCATACATTGCATCCTCCTGTAATTCATAGAGATATTAAATCAGCGAACATATTGATTGATAGGCATTTTGGTGCTCGCCTTGGTGATTTTGGTTTAGCTCTGCGGTGTCATGTTGATGACTTTCGGCTTAGATCTACTCCACCTGCAGGTACAATTGGTTATCTTGATCCTGGTTATTTAACTCCTGATAATTTAAGTACTAAAACAGATGTATTTAGTTTTGGAATTCTTTTATTGGAAATCATTAGTGGTAGGAAAGCAATTGATGTTGGGCATTCACCGCCTTCCATTGTGGATTGGGCAATTCCACTTCTTAGAAAAGGGAAGTTGATCAACATCTATGATCCTAGAATTGTGCCCCCAAAAGACCCTTTTGTGAGGAAGCAATTGGTTTTAATTGCCTCTAAATGTGTAAGGTCATGTAGAGAAAGAAGACCTTCAATGAGAGATGTGGTTGAGGGTCTTACAGTTTTGAGTAAATTGGTTCCAATTCACGCGT
This portion of the Papaver somniferum cultivar HN1 chromosome 11, ASM357369v1, whole genome shotgun sequence genome encodes:
- the LOC113322892 gene encoding serine/threonine-protein kinase-like protein At3g51990, with translation MGYLSCNAESAILTTNSTTKNKPTKKKEEEESKLEKPIKYEEFQYKDLQLATNNFSEQKILGKGSHGCVYKAVLRNGRLVAVKKPSRSSSSLSLTSNNNSDSKNEVDNEIDILSKIQSPRLVNLLGFTTDDSIDRLLVVEFMSNGTLYEVLHSNARPVPNWSRRIRLALQTAKAIDTLHTLHPPVIHRDIKSANILIDRHFGARLGDFGLALRCHVDDFRLRSTPPAGTIGYLDPGYLTPDNLSTKTDVFSFGILLLEIISGRKAIDVGHSPPSIVDWAIPLLRKGKLINIYDPRIVPPKDPFVRKQLVLIASKCVRSCRERRPSMRDVVEGLTVLSKLVPIHAWNGFSVSNPCMMVDDIVGPAVESRNNANLISRTRRRARGGNVVDDGHLGVHVASPMGHSRRVQSDLGLRRGIVGRNNLKELLEEKDDETESDVGGKNNEVVERVLSRLRTYSLRVGSGREPSTNSLDHDADKNGVLQSKKNPSVRGMFTTKSFRHDILGCSTGGTLHIQASDPV